The Nitrospira sp. sequence TGAAGAAACGTGATGACTGCGGCAATACCTATCGAACTCACTAAGAAAACAAGGAGCGCCTCGACGAGCAGATCACTGCGTGACTGCCAGAGGGCATGGAACAATTCCGTGGGAGCCTTACCGCCCTCGGAAGAACCCCGAAGGAGGAGCTTTTCTCGTTCCAGGCTGAAAAGCAAAATGACGGAGGCGACCAAAGCGAGGACCAAGAGCACGGAAGCGACCAACCGATAGGGAATCCTTCGGAAGAGCGTCGTTTCTGGAATGGGTCTGAACATCGCAATGTCACATAGAAGCGCACACAGCCGCCATGCTTACACGCACACAATTTCCTGTGCAGGGAGCTTGATCACAGTAGGATTCTACACGAACTCAGTGTTTTCATCATGCGCGAGAATCAGGAGGTTCTCGGTGGAGCCATGGTCTAGGATCGCGGTTGGCGGTCCATCTTCGGATCAGAGCTTCAGAAAAAACGTCCACATGTAATCCAGCTCAAGAGGGAAGACCATCGTTCGCTGTCGTTTCAAATCTCACGATTTCGCTAAAAACTCGAATGCCACTAAGGATCATGGTGCAAACTTTGCACGTTTCCACTCCACTTGGAGTCATACATCCTCTAGTCTCACGACGGTTCTCCACTAAGCCTCTGAAAATCCAGCCTATGGCTTGTCTGTTTCACGAGGCATACGAGTTGCTTTTGAGATCTCCTGGGGCGGCTAGGTATCGTCAATTCTGAGCGGGACCTTACTAAGCCCATCACGATTGGATAAGGCCGATCCGTCGGCCGGTATGCCACAGCAAACGCATGATCGGAGGGGGGCATGAGAAACACAATTCTGGCAGGAATGTGGGTGACAGTCTGTGCATCAGCGATACTGAGCTTCGGACTGTGCGCCGATGCCGAGGCGTATGAGTCGGGAACCGTCACAGATGGCGGGACAATGCGGGGTAAGATCACGTTTAAGGGTTCAGTGCCGGAGCCGAAAGAATTCAAACTGCATCGCTACCCAGATCGCGCATTTTGTGGAGAGCTATCGGATGGCAACGGGCATCGTCTCCTGAAGGAAGTCAATATCGGCCCGGACGGTGGGCTCAAGGATGTGGTGATAGTTGTGGATGACATTAAGAAAGGAAAGCCATTTACTTTCACCGATGCCGAAGTGGAAGCGACCATGTGCCAGTTCTTGCCGTTCGTGACCGTGGTCAGCGACAAGCGTCGAGTCACCGTCGTCAATCGGGATCCGGTTGCCCACGATATTCAAGGCTACGCCTATGACCAGGCTGGAGTGGATATCGTCCTCCATCGGCCGGCGCTGAAAGTCAGCGGGACTACGGATGTCGTGCAGCTGGTCAAAGGGCGGAAAGTGTTTACCATGCAGTGTGGTATGCATCCCTACATGCAGAATTGGGGATATGCCATCGACAATCCCTATTATGCGGTGACGGATCTCGAGGGCTCATTCGCCATAGGAGATCTCCCGGCCGGCACCTACCGCATCAAGGCCTGGCACCCGATTTTGGGAATGCAAGAGCGGGAGATCACCGTGAAACCAAATGAGACGGTCTCCCTCGATCTGTTGTTTGAAAACAAGTAATGGAGCACGACGTGTGCATTATCGGGGTGCAACCGGCGATTGTTCCGATTGCGGCTTGAGCGGGCTGACCGCGTTCTGATCTCGCCCAGGCTGATAGGTCTCCAGCATTTTCTTGATCGTCGGCATGAGCCGATCTTCCGAGTGGAGCGGGACCTTCACCCGGATGCCCCGTCCTTCGTTGCGGCCAAGGGAGAAGATGTGGTGTTCGATCATCTCGCCCTGTTTGTCGTCCTTGTACGTGAAGATCAATTGCTTCCCCGGGAATCCTGCCAGTGACCTCTCCTGGTCTTGCCGCCACCGTACGGGGATGTTTTTCTTCCCATACAGTTCTGTGATGATGCGGCGATGAGCCGAGGCGAACTCATCGAGCGTCTGCCGTCCGTCCTGGCTGCTGCCGCCCACCACATTCATGTGACCGGATAAGGCGACGAGGGTGTGCTCAATGGAGGGGTAGAGCGTCACGCCGGTTCCATCAGGTAGCGGGTTGCCAAGGCGCCAGTCATCCGGATAGCGGACGGAAAAGCCGAAACGGGCGTTGGTG is a genomic window containing:
- a CDS encoding carboxypeptidase regulatory-like domain-containing protein; the protein is MRNTILAGMWVTVCASAILSFGLCADAEAYESGTVTDGGTMRGKITFKGSVPEPKEFKLHRYPDRAFCGELSDGNGHRLLKEVNIGPDGGLKDVVIVVDDIKKGKPFTFTDAEVEATMCQFLPFVTVVSDKRRVTVVNRDPVAHDIQGYAYDQAGVDIVLHRPALKVSGTTDVVQLVKGRKVFTMQCGMHPYMQNWGYAIDNPYYAVTDLEGSFAIGDLPAGTYRIKAWHPILGMQEREITVKPNETVSLDLLFENK